A stretch of the Malus sylvestris chromosome 10, drMalSylv7.2, whole genome shotgun sequence genome encodes the following:
- the LOC126584735 gene encoding transcription factor bHLH155-like, producing the protein MGTDLHNILRSLCFNTEWNYAVSWKLKHRARMVLTCEDAYFDNCEQQHSSENRCFSKTMDKLHDSHYSHDPLGLAVAKMSCHVYNLGEGIVGQVAVTGEHQWIYADDLVKNNCSPFQYCDGWQSQFSAGIRTIVVVAVVPHRVIQLGSLNKVAENVKLISQITDAFKTLQDFPIEHILNPRQSSINSSVCSTNISLEGLASGVLPDCVNNLDTATNRESSDIWASIFPHLVKDNDSSYVSSLTENCLKEEVELANKHGGLESSNFGCVEIGKLPQSKSSPLSMEHHRLVGVELLDSRKCKGESSGCKDTGMASMIYAHPLSHDPVNIVNLCDFADLPTTFLDSTAHERINVDRVDLHQKEVLHVSEPSVVKFQKGLENLEFQTESGHMDTSSTSMTFPAGCELHEALGPAFLNQGNYFDWVAGKNGDRITPEIPVGMNTSQLTSASCQEHLLEAVVANVCQSGSLVKSEKSFCKSMQSLLTTEKCPEPSSRITHTIDSENYSIDQPSLTGEDMQCLSSSGVCGVISPKWFSSPCPSACSEQLERSSGPSKNSKKRARPGESSRPRPRDRQLIQDRIKELRELIPTGAKCSIDSLLERTIKHMLFLQSVTKHADKLNKCADAKLCPKEASMLGSSNYERGSSWAVEVGGNLKVCSIIVENLNKNGQMVVELMCEECSHFLEIAEAIRSSGLTILKGVTEARGDKTWICFVVEGQNNRSIHRMDILWSLVQILQPKNPTQQL; encoded by the exons ATGGGGACTGACTTGCACAATATTCTGAGAAGCCTCTGCTTCAATACGGAGTGGAACTACGCCGTTTCCTGGAAACTCAAGCACCGAGCTCGAAT GGTGCTGACTTGCGAGGATGCTTACTTTGACAACTGTGAGCAACAACATTCCTCCGAGAATAGGTGCTTCAGTAAGACTATGGATAAATTGCATGATAGCCATTATTCACACGATCCCCTCGGGCTAGCTGTGGCAAAAATGTCGTGCCACGTATATAATCTGGGGGAAGG GATTGTTGGACAGGTGGCGGTTACTGGGGAGCATCAATGGATTTATGCTGATGATCTTGTTAAGAATAACTGTTCACCATTTCAG TACTGTGATGGGTGGCAAAGTCAATTTTCAGCTGGCATAAGG ACCATTGTTGTTGTGGCTGTTGTTCCGCATAGAGTTATACAGCTTGGTTCTTTGAATAAA GTAGCTGAAAATGTGAAGCTGATATCTCAAATCACAGATGCTTTTAAGACTCTTCAAGATTTCCCAATAGAGCATATCCTTAATCCAAGGCAATCTAGCATAAACAGTTCAGTATGCTcg ACAAATATATCTCTGGAAGGTTTGGCTTCAGGGGTTCTTCCTGATTGCGTAAATAATTTAGATACAGCCACAAACAGAGAAAGCTCCGATATTTGGGCGTCCATTTTCCCACATCTTGTGAAAGATAATGATAGTTCTTACGTTTCTTCACTGACCGAAAATTGTCTGAAAGAGGAAGTTGAACTGGCTAATAAGCATGGAGGACTTGAGTCATCCAACTTCGGGTGTGTTGAGATTGGCAAACTACCTCAGTCAAAATCAAGCCCTCTCAGTATGGAGCATCACAGACTAGTAGGTGTAGAATTACTTGATAGCAGGAAGTGTAAAGGGGAGAGTAGTGGCTGCAAAGATACTGGAATGGCCTCGATGATCTATGCCCATCCATTATCACATGATCCTGTTAACATTGTAAATTTATGTGATTTTGCAGACTTACCTACGACATTTCTCGACTCTACTGCACATGAAAGGATTAATGTGGACAGGGTAGATCTTCACCAGAAAGAGGTGTTGCATGTAAGTGAACCCTCGGTTGTTAAGTTTCAGAAGGGCCTGGAAAACTTGGAGTTTCAAACTGAATCAGGTCACATGGACACATCTAGTACATCAATGACCTTCCCTGCTGGCTGTGAGCTGCATGAAGCACTTGGACCAGCTTTTCTGAATCAGGGTAACTATTTTGATTGGGTAGCGGGGAAGAATGGAGATAGAATTACTCCTGAGATACCTGTGGGGATGAACACTAGCCAGTTGACATCCGCTTCTTGTCAAGAGCATCTTCTTGAAGCAGTAGTGGCTAATGTTTGCCAAAGTGGCagtcttgttaaaagtgaaaAATCATTCTGTAAATCAATGCAGTCCCTTTTGACAACTGAAAAATGTCCAGAGCCTTCTAGCCGTATTACCCATACAATTGATTCTGAAAATTATTCCATTGATCAGCCTTCTCTTACTGGAGAGGACATGCAATGCTTGAGCTCATCAGGGGTTTGCGGGGTGATATCTCCAAAATGGTTTTCATCACCTTGTCCTAGTGCTTGTAGTGAGCAGCTGGAGAGGTCTTCTGGACCGTCCAAAAATAGCAAGAAGAGGGCAAGACCTGGTGAAAGTTCTAGACCTAGGCCAAGGGACCGGCAATTGATCCAAGATCGTATTAAGGAACTGCGGGAGTTAATACCTACTGGAGCAAAG TGCAGTATTGATTCACTGCTGGAGCGCACAATCAAGCACATGCTCTTTCTACAAAGCGTCACTAAGCATGCTGACAAACTAAATAAATGTGCTGATGCAAAG TTGTGTCCGAAGGAAGCAAGCATGCTAGGATCCTCCAATTATGAACGTGGATCAAGCTGGGCAGTGGAGGTGGGTGGCAATCTGAAAGTTTGTTCAATAATAGTGGAGAATCTCAACAAGAATGGACAGATGGTTGTAGAG CTGATGTGTGAAGAATGCAGTCATTTTCTAGAGATAGCTGAGGCTATCAGGAGCTCAGGTCTGACAATTTTAAAAGGTGTGACAGAAGCCCGTGGTGACAAGACATGGATATGTTTTGTGGTTGAG GGGCAAAACAACAGAAGCATACACAGAATGGATATCTTGTGGTCTCTTGTTCAGATATTACAGCCCAAGAATCCTACGCAACAGCTATAA